GTTCGACTTTGCACGCAGCCTTGGAAATGCTCCTTGATGTCGGTTGCGTCAAACGGAGATCCCTTGGCAAGCAAGGACTGATAGGAAGACTGAACGGCGAGAAGGAGGTTATCCAACTTGGCATTGACCTCAACGGCCTCACGACTCTTCCCGTTCATCCGACTTTCGCGCGGGTTCCACAAGTCAGGATTGCAGAACAGCTTACAACTGAACTGTGCAATGGAACGCCCCAGCGTGATGCGTCCCATGATCGGCGCCTTGCCTGACCTATCGAGAGAGCTCTTTTTGAGGTAGAGCAACACCTTCATTTTCTTGTCATCCATACGCTTTGAAAGCTGTGGGCAAAATTACCCGGTTCAAAGCGCCCGTTACCTGTGCAGATCCCTGTATATCAATGCAAAAGAACCATGTGCGAGAAAGGTTCAGTTACCTGCTTTTGCACCATCGTTACCTACCACCAGACAGGGTAATGGTTTGGTAACTGAACTCTTGCTCGGATCCGCACTTTTCTGCCTCTTACGCTCGACGCAATCGGAAGCATATCTACCCCTTTCCACCTAATTATCAGCCTACTTACTCTGACATCGTGGCTTCTGCTTTTGAGGGGAATAGTTGGTTCGGAACGTATTCTAATAGGTTCCGAGGTGGTTGTAATACGTTCCGGACGTGGTCTTGATACGTTCCGAACGTGGTTGTGATACGTCCAGAACGTGGTCTTGAGTACCTCGGAACGTGGTCTTGATACGTTCTGGACGTGGTCTTGATACGTTCCGGACGTGGTCTTGATACGTTCCGGACGTGGTGAAATACCCTTCGGAGGTGGTCATAACCACGTTCCGAACCGTATTAAATACCCCTCGGAACGGTATTAAATACCCCTCGGAACCATATTAAATACCCCTCAGGACGGTATTAAATACCTCTCGGAACCATATTAAATACCCCTCGGAACGTGGTTAAATAACGTCCGAAACGTGGTTGTGACCACCTCGGAACGGTATTTCAGCCCTTCGGCGTGCGATGGATGGTGCGGGCGTCGGCCTGAGCGGTGGGCATGACGAGGATGTCCTGGAGGTCGACGTGCGCGGGGGCGGTGAGGGCGAAGCGGATGGTGCGGGCGATGTCGTCGGCCGAAAGCGGCGTGTAGCCGTCATAGACGCTGGCGGCGCGTTGGTTGTCGCCCTTGAAGCGGACGATGGAGAACTCCGTCTCCACGGCGCCGGGGCAGATGAGGCTCACGCGGATGCCGTAGGGCAGGAGGTCCTGACGCATGCCTTGGCTGAGGGCGCGCACGGCGTGCTTCGTGGCGCAGTAGACGGCGCCGCCGGGGTAGACCTCGCGGCCGGCGATGGAGCCGAGGTTGACGATGTGTCCAGCGCGGCGGGCGACCATGCCGGGGGTAACGGCGCGGGTGACGTAAAGCAGGCCTTTGATGTTGGTGTCGATCATGCGTTCCCAGTCGTCGGGGTCGCCCTCGTGGAGCGGCTCAAGCCCGACGGCCAGTCCGGCGTTATTGATGAGCGTGTCGATGGCCTGCCATTCGTCGGGCAGGCTGGCGATGGCCTCCTCGACGGACTCACGGCGACGGACGTCGAAGGTGAGCGTCAGGAAGCGGCTCTTGGGGTAGGTACGGGCCAGCTCGTCGCGGAGGGCTTCGAGGCGTTCGCGGCGTCGGCCGGTGAGGATCAGTTGGTGGCCATCTTGGGCCAATACGTGGGCCGTAGCCCGACCGATGCCTGCGGTGGCACCGGTGATCATTGTGATGGGTTGCATAGAGGGTAGAGGGTAGAGGGTAGAGGGTGGAGGGTAGAGGGTGGAGGGTAGAGAGTAGAGTTTAGAGGGTAGAGAGTAGAGGGTAGAGGGTAGAGAGTGGAGGGGCGGGGGAAGGGTAGGAATAGGAGCCTGAGTCTTTCAAGTACCCGGCTCTACCCTCTACCCTCTACTCTCTACCCTCTACCCTCTATCTTCTATCTTCTGACCCCGGATCTTGTGATCCATCTCGAAGGGGATGACCATGGATAGCTCCATGAATCCCATGTATTGGCCGTCCTCGTACCAGGGGATCTGGTAGATGAGCTTCTTGCGACCGTTCTTTTCGATCGTGTAGACGTGTTTGCGTTCGTTGCGCATCATGTCTTCGAGCATCGTGCGGGCGGGCTCGGGGTGACAGTCGAGCACATTGCTGTCGATCAGCTCCTGTCCGGGCTTGAGGTTCACCTCGCGCGATTGGTTGTTCATATCGATGATCCGCCCCTCGCGGTCGCAAACCGTGACAGCGATGTCGGCTTCTTGGAAATACTTCATCATAAGGGGATCTAAAATCTAAAAGTGAAAGAAGCCCGGCCGCTCTCTACGAAAGGAGTGACCGGGCTTACCTGTTACACTATATATAGGCGTACATTATATATAACGTACACATGGGGGATTAGCACTGGCAGCAGCCGCAGAGGGTGGGCACCAGGTTACGGTCGCCATAGGCATTGTTGACGCGAGCCACATTGACCCAGAACTTGCCGTCGTGCAACCACTCCAGCGGGAAGGCCGCCTTGGTGCGCGGATAGGGATGGCTCCACGCGTCGGCCGTCACCTCATACTCGGGGTGCGGTGCGTTCTTGAGCACATTGTCCTCCTTGTCGGCCGTGCCCTTCTCCACCTCGTCAATCTCCTTGCGGATGCACTGCATCACTTCCACGAAGCGATCCAACTCGTGCTTGCTCTCGCTCTCGGTCGGCTCGATCATGAGCGTACCGTGCACGGGGAAGGAGAGGGTGGGGGCGTGATAGCCAAAGTCCATGAGGCGCTTGGCGATGTCGCTCTCGTCGATGCCAGATTGCTCCTTGATGGTGCGGCATTCGAGGATCAGCTCATGGCCCACGCGTCCACGTGCACCGTTATAAACGATGCCGTAGTCCTTCTCCAGCTTCGCGGCCAAGTAGTTGGCGTTGAGGATGGCCACCTTGGTGGCTTCCGTCAGCCCATCGGCACCCATCATGCGGATATAGCCATAGGTGATAGGCAGGATACCGGCGCTACCGTAAGGCGCAGCAGCCACGGTGTTGAGGCTGTTACCAAAGGCAACGGGGTGGGAGGGGAGGAAGGGCAGCAGGTGCTCAGCCACGCAAACAGGACCTACACCGGGGCCACCGCCGCCGTGAGGCGAAGCGAAGGTCTTGTGGAGGTTCAGGTGGCAGACGTCAGCGCCGATGGTGCCGGGGTTCGTCAGGCCAACCTGGGCGTTCATGTTGGCGCCGTCCATGTAGAGTTGTCCACCGCAGGCATGCACGATGTCGCACATTTCCTTGATGTCCGTCTCGAAGATGCCGTGCGTCGAGGGGTAGGTGATCATGCTCGCGGCCAGATTGTCGCGGTTCTCCTCGGCCTTGGCGCGGAAGTCAGCCAGGTCGACGTTTCCTTTCTCGTCGCAGCGTACGGTGACGGTCGTAAAGCCGCACTGGATGGCGCTGGCGGGGTTCGTACCGTGAGCCGAAGCCGGCAGCAGCACCACGTTGCGGTGTCCCTGTCCGATGCTTTCGAGGTAAGAGCGGATGATGCGCAGACCAGTGTACTCGCCCGCAGCGCCGGAGTTCGGTTGCAGCGTGACGCCCTTCAGACCGGTGATCTCGATCAGTGCCGCGGAGAGGTTTTCGATCATCTCAATGTATCCGGCCGCCTGATCCACGGGGGCGTAGGGGTGGATGTTCTGGAACTCCGGCCGACTGAGCGGCAGCATTTCAGAAGCGGCATTGAGCTTCATCGTGCACGAACCCAGCGGAATCATGGAGTGAGCCAGCGAGATGTCTCGGCGCTCAAGGCGCTTGATGTAACGCATCAGCTCGGTCTCGGTGTGATACTTAGCGAAGAGTTCCTGCTCCATGAACTTGGAGGTACGCACGAACTGCTCGTCAAAGTATCGGCTGCGGTTGATGTCGTCCACATTGGCGGCATACGTCTTGCCTGCCACGCCGGCAAACATTTGCAACAGCACGGCCAGGGCCTTGGGTTGCGTCGTCTCGTCAAGGCTGATGCCCACGTGACCGTCCTCGAAGTAGCGCAAGTTGATGTTGCACTCCAGTGCGATCTCGCGCAGCGTCTTGACCTCTACGCGCTCCGGCAGTGCGATCTTGAGCGTGTCGAAGAAGTTTTTGTTTACCTGCTTGTAGCCCAGCTTCTCAAGTTCTTCGGCTAAGAATCCGGCGTAAGCGTGAATACGTGAGGCGATGTCGCGCAGTCCGTCGGGACCGTGATAAACGGCGTAGAATCCGGCCATCGTAGCCAGCAGTGCCTGTGCAGTACAGATGTTCGACGTGGCCTTCTCGCGCTTGATATGCTGCTCGCGCGTCTGCAATGCCAGACGGTACGCAGGATGATTGTAAGCGTCGACCGAGATACCAATGATACGGCCGGGGATGGTACGCTTGTACTCGTCCTTCGTGGCAAAATAACCTGCCGACGGACCGCCGTAGAACATCGGAATACCGAAACGCTGACTGCTACCGAACACCACATCCGCACCCCATTCGCCCGGAGGTGTCAGCAGCACGAGGCTCATCAGGTCAGCGGCTACAGCCACGCGCACATCCTTGGCGTGAGCTGCCTCCACAAACGCACGATAATCTTCGATCTCACCGTCGCCATTCGGGTATTGCACGATGGCGGCGAATACCTTGTCGGTAAACTCAAACGTCTTGAAGTCGCCCGTCACCACCTCGATGCCTTGCGGCTCCATGCGCGTATGGATCACGGCCTTGGTCGACTCAAACACGTGCTCATCGACGAAGAGCGTGTTCGCCCCAGCCTTGGCCTGTGCGCGGCTGCGCGTACCATGAAACATCGTAGCGGCCTCAGCAGCTGCCGTAGCCTCGTCCAAGAGCGAGCAGTTGGTCAGCGGTAGCCCGGTCAGTTCGCAGATCACGGTCTGGAAATTCAGCAGCGCCTCCAAACGACCCTGCGAGATCTCGGCCTGATACGGCGTGTAAGAGGTGTACCACGCAGGGTTCTCAAACACATTGCGCACAATGGGCGCCGGGCAAACCGTGTCGTACCATCCCATACCGATGTAGGAGGTGAATATCTTGTTCTTGCCTGCCAGCTCAGCGATGTGCTCAGCGAACTTGCGCTCCGTCATCGCGGGGGGCAGGTTCAGCGGTTTTGTCAGGCGGATGTCCGAGGGTATCGTTTGTTCGATCAGCTCATCCAGCGAGTTTACCCCGATGGCTTTCAGCATCGCAGCTTTGTCGTCATCGGTCGTAACGCCGATATGACGGTTGGAAAATTTGTTCGTATCCATGTCTCTTTTGATTGTATGATGATTATAAGTAAGGATTCTCGTTTTTCTCTATGCCAACGGTCGTCGCAGGGCCGTGGCCCGAATAGACGACTGTAGCGTCAGGCAGCGTCAGCAACTTCTCGCGGATGGCCGTGATGAGCGTCCGTAAGTCGCCGCCCCATAGGTCCGTCCGACCGATGCTGCCTTCAAACAACGCGTCGCCGGACAGCACGAAGCCATCCTGCGACGCATAAAAGGAGAGGCTACCCGGCGAATGGCCCGGTGTAGCCAGCACTTGTAATTCTGACTGCCCGAAGCGCACCGTGTCGCCCTCGGACAGGTATTTTGTCACCGGCACCGTCTCGAACGCTTTGCTCGGCGGCAAACCCAGTCCCGCCATCTGCTCCTCAAGCGACGGCAACGCTTCCACATCCTTTTGCGAAGCCTCGGGCAGCAACCCGTATGTGTCGCGGATGAAGGCGTTACCGATGATGTGGTCGAAATGCAGATGCGTGCAGAGCAGCCTGACCGGAGTCAGACCGTGCTCCGTGATGTAATCTGAGAGCGCACTCCGTTCGCGCGCCATCATGCAGCCGCAGTCCACGACGACGGCCTCCCGTGTCTCATCGCTGAGCACATAGGTATTCTCCCCGAAGGGATTGAATTCAAACTGTTTGATCGTAATCATAGGGGGATATAGACGATTTGCTTGGTCTTGAAATAAGGTTCCCGGAAATAGGCATCGATATCGAGGCGCACGGCCTGCTTCTTGAACGGCGCAATCTCGTGTTGCAGCTCCCCGCCCTTGAGGCAGATCAATCCGTTGGGCAGCGCGTTTTGTTGTTCCTCGCGGATGTTCTTCCGCACCGCTGCGGCCAAGTCGCGCAGTGGCATCACTGCCCGACTCACCACGAAGTCAAATCGGCCTCGTTCGTCCTCCACGCGCTCGTGGCACGTCGTCACATTCCGTAGCTCCAGCGCCTCCGCCACGGCCTGCGCCACGCGGATCTTCTTCCCCACGCTGTCCACCAAATGGAACGTCACTTCGGGAAAAAGGATGGCCAGCGGAATGCCCGGAAACCCTCCGCCCGTACCCACGTCCATCACCGCCGATCCCGCCCGAAAACGAATCATCCGCTCGATACTCAGCGAGTGTAGCACGTGATGCAAATACAGATTTTCGATGTCCCGACGCGAGATCACATTGATCTTCGCATTCCAGTCGGTGTAAAGCGCACCCAGCGCTTCAAATTGCCGACGTTGCGTCTCGTTCAGGTCGGGATAATAACGGTTGACAGCCTCCATTCCGTGCGTCAAAAGACCAGATGTGCGATCGGACTGTCATGGCGCATCAGATGGCGGACTTTCTCGTAGGGGATACGCACCGAAGTGGCTCCCAGCGCGCCCGCGGCGATGTCGCTTTCGTTGAAAGTATAGGTGATCCCGATGTCGTCCACATAGAAATTGCGGTTCGGGTAAATCTCATTGATGTTGTAGAAGCCGATGTTCTCCAGATCGGCCACCTTGTCTACATTGTTATATAGCGCAATGGCGTCCACGATGATCTTCGCCAGATCGTCCTTGTAGTCCTCATTGAAAATCTCGCTTTCCGTCACGCGGTTGCCCGTCTTCAGGTCGATCACCCAATTGGTGTACGTGCGGACTGGCGAGGGTGTCCCAGCGTTGTATTCCCGATAGACGGAGTAACACAGCACGTCTTTTTGGTTAAACAGAATGCTATCGTTCAGCAGCTCATATTCCGGTAGCGACGGCCGGTCAGAGGTGTCGAATTCTTCGCCCTCGAAGTCCATCACCGCCGTGCGGTCCTCCGTGTCCTGCTCAAAGTCCGAAACGTCCTTGTCCTTCAGGTGCAAGCCGTAATCCTCGACATACTTATTCACCGCCTCCTTGATTGGCAGTTGCGCATACGTATCGCCCAGCATGCTCCGGACGAATTGCTGTTGCACAGCCTCAAGCACGCCCTGGTTGGCATACTCCGTCGGATACGTGAAGTGGATCTTCAGCACACGCCCCTCGGTCGTAGTGTCCTTCTTGTTTTCCACGGGATAAGTCTTTTCAACCACCACCGACTCGAAACGAATTGCATTCTCTTCGATCTCTTTCCCCTCCGAATGGCACGCTGAGAGCATTCGGACAAGCAGAAGAAGGGTCAACCCCTTTGTGTAACCAATATTCATACTTCTTGCGTGTAAATACGTGGCAAATGTAAGACGCTGTTCGAAATCCCTACTATTTCGGCCCATTCTGCCTCCCCGAAGGCTCCGCACGCCACCTCGCGCCCCTTCTTCGCCACCTCGAAGCCCTTATGAAGTACGAAAACAGTCTCGCTCCACCTCGTTAAACCCTTACGGAGTACGAAAACAAGCCCGCTCCGCCCCGTTAAGCCCTCATGAAGTACGAGAACAAGCTCACTCAGCCCTGTTAAGCCCTCATAGACCGTATTTTCAATCGATCGGAACTACCCGAACGATAGTTGCATTCTGCACCTCTATTTCGGGAAGTTCCGAAAGCATGTACATATCTATATCATACTCTCGGAATTATCCGAAAGGAATAAACTCCTCGTATATATTCTTCGGATCTTCCCGATAAGCCCATACTCTATTTTTAAGGCTTTCGGATCTTCCCGAAATTCTTTAATATGCATATCCAATCTTTCGGAAGTATCCGAATGGTCTTAAATTTCAATTTCAATTGATCGGAAACTCCCGAATGGATTTATACATGATGTTTATCCTGTTCGGGAATATCCGGAGCTTTCTATATATGATGCGAATAGCTTCGGAAGTTCCCGAAAGACTGTATCAGGATCTGAATTTGGTTCGGGAAGTTCCGATTGATCTATAAACTATGGAATAGGCTTTCGGGAAGTTCCGAACGATTGGAAATATGCTCCGTAAGGCCTTATTCGGGGAGTATAAGCCTCTCGGAGACAGGTTTTAGGCCTTATCTCGTCCGTTACGTCAGGAAAACGATCTCCGCAGGCACGTCGCACGGACGAGCAAGCCCGTTGAAGTTCGTTTTAGGAGGTCTTCTTGCCCGTTATCCGAAAACCTGTACTTTAGCGTTGTTTTTTCACGCAACGCTATACATTAGTAATAGATGGCAGAGGATAGAATTATCAAGATCGACATCAATCAAGAGATGAAATCGGCTTACATCGACTACTCGATGTCGGTCATCGTCTCCCGGGCGCTACCGGACGTTAGAGACGGATTCAAACCCGTGCATCGGCGCATCCTTTTCGGGATGAACGAGCTAGGAAATACTTCAGACAAACCCTATAAAAAGGCAGCCAGAATCGTCGGTGAAGTGCTGGGTAAATATCACCCGCACGGCGATTCTTCGGTCTACTTTGCGTTAGTTCGACTGGCCCAGAATTGGTCCATGCGGTACACGCTGGTCGATGGGCAGGGCAACTTCGGCTCTGTGGACGGCGACAGCCCGGCCGCTATGCGATACACCGAGGCGCGCATGAGCCGATTGGCTGAGGAAATGTTGCGGGATATAGATAAGGATACGGTTGACTTCCAGCTCAACTTCGACGATACGCTGCAAGAGCCTACGGTGTTACCAACGCGCATCCCGAACCTGCTTATCAATGGGGCATCGGGCATCGCCGTGGGTATGGCGACGAA
The sequence above is drawn from the Tannerella serpentiformis genome and encodes:
- a CDS encoding SDR family NAD(P)-dependent oxidoreductase, with the protein product MQPITMITGATAGIGRATAHVLAQDGHQLILTGRRRERLEALRDELARTYPKSRFLTLTFDVRRRESVEEAIASLPDEWQAIDTLINNAGLAVGLEPLHEGDPDDWERMIDTNIKGLLYVTRAVTPGMVARRAGHIVNLGSIAGREVYPGGAVYCATKHAVRALSQGMRQDLLPYGIRVSLICPGAVETEFSIVRFKGDNQRAASVYDGYTPLSADDIARTIRFALTAPAHVDLQDILVMPTAQADARTIHRTPKG
- a CDS encoding PAS domain-containing protein, giving the protein MKYFQEADIAVTVCDREGRIIDMNNQSREVNLKPGQELIDSNVLDCHPEPARTMLEDMMRNERKHVYTIEKNGRKKLIYQIPWYEDGQYMGFMELSMVIPFEMDHKIRGQKIEDRG
- the gcvP gene encoding aminomethyl-transferring glycine dehydrogenase, with the translated sequence MDTNKFSNRHIGVTTDDDKAAMLKAIGVNSLDELIEQTIPSDIRLTKPLNLPPAMTERKFAEHIAELAGKNKIFTSYIGMGWYDTVCPAPIVRNVFENPAWYTSYTPYQAEISQGRLEALLNFQTVICELTGLPLTNCSLLDEATAAAEAATMFHGTRSRAQAKAGANTLFVDEHVFESTKAVIHTRMEPQGIEVVTGDFKTFEFTDKVFAAIVQYPNGDGEIEDYRAFVEAAHAKDVRVAVAADLMSLVLLTPPGEWGADVVFGSSQRFGIPMFYGGPSAGYFATKDEYKRTIPGRIIGISVDAYNHPAYRLALQTREQHIKREKATSNICTAQALLATMAGFYAVYHGPDGLRDIASRIHAYAGFLAEELEKLGYKQVNKNFFDTLKIALPERVEVKTLREIALECNINLRYFEDGHVGISLDETTQPKALAVLLQMFAGVAGKTYAANVDDINRSRYFDEQFVRTSKFMEQELFAKYHTETELMRYIKRLERRDISLAHSMIPLGSCTMKLNAASEMLPLSRPEFQNIHPYAPVDQAAGYIEMIENLSAALIEITGLKGVTLQPNSGAAGEYTGLRIIRSYLESIGQGHRNVVLLPASAHGTNPASAIQCGFTTVTVRCDEKGNVDLADFRAKAEENRDNLAASMITYPSTHGIFETDIKEMCDIVHACGGQLYMDGANMNAQVGLTNPGTIGADVCHLNLHKTFASPHGGGGPGVGPVCVAEHLLPFLPSHPVAFGNSLNTVAAAPYGSAGILPITYGYIRMMGADGLTEATKVAILNANYLAAKLEKDYGIVYNGARGRVGHELILECRTIKEQSGIDESDIAKRLMDFGYHAPTLSFPVHGTLMIEPTESESKHELDRFVEVMQCIRKEIDEVEKGTADKEDNVLKNAPHPEYEVTADAWSHPYPRTKAAFPLEWLHDGKFWVNVARVNNAYGDRNLVPTLCGCCQC
- a CDS encoding MBL fold metallo-hydrolase, yielding MITIKQFEFNPFGENTYVLSDETREAVVVDCGCMMARERSALSDYITEHGLTPVRLLCTHLHFDHIIGNAFIRDTYGLLPEASQKDVEALPSLEEQMAGLGLPPSKAFETVPVTKYLSEGDTVRFGQSELQVLATPGHSPGSLSFYASQDGFVLSGDALFEGSIGRTDLWGGDLRTLITAIREKLLTLPDATVVYSGHGPATTVGIEKNENPYL
- the rsmG gene encoding 16S rRNA (guanine(527)-N(7))-methyltransferase RsmG; the protein is MEAVNRYYPDLNETQRRQFEALGALYTDWNAKINVISRRDIENLYLHHVLHSLSIERMIRFRAGSAVMDVGTGGGFPGIPLAILFPEVTFHLVDSVGKKIRVAQAVAEALELRNVTTCHERVEDERGRFDFVVSRAVMPLRDLAAAVRKNIREEQQNALPNGLICLKGGELQHEIAPFKKQAVRLDIDAYFREPYFKTKQIVYIPL
- a CDS encoding RsiV family protein, translating into MNIGYTKGLTLLLLVRMLSACHSEGKEIEENAIRFESVVVEKTYPVENKKDTTTEGRVLKIHFTYPTEYANQGVLEAVQQQFVRSMLGDTYAQLPIKEAVNKYVEDYGLHLKDKDVSDFEQDTEDRTAVMDFEGEEFDTSDRPSLPEYELLNDSILFNQKDVLCYSVYREYNAGTPSPVRTYTNWVIDLKTGNRVTESEIFNEDYKDDLAKIIVDAIALYNNVDKVADLENIGFYNINEIYPNRNFYVDDIGITYTFNESDIAAGALGATSVRIPYEKVRHLMRHDSPIAHLVF